DNA sequence from the Edaphobacter lichenicola genome:
GGGTGGTCCCCAAGAAATACAAGGAGTTGATGGCGGTGGCGGTGGCGTTGACGACGCAGTGTCCGTACTGCCTGGAGATTCATCGAGCCGTTGCGGTGACTGCGGGGGCTACTCAGGAGGAGTTGGCTGAGACGGCTTTGGTGGCTGCTGCGCTTCGTGCCGGGGCGGCTGTTACGCATGCTACTCATTTGATGGGCGGGGGGAAGAGTTAGGGGATCTTTGTGTGAGGGGAAGCGGGTTTCTCCATGGAGCGGCCACGATGAAACGGTGGCCCGCTCCGGTTGAAATGACGATTTTTGTTGGGAAGAGCGGCAACGGTTGGATTGTCTGGGTTGGAAGGTTCGAACGGTATGGGTGGGTTGAATGTTTCGGGATCCTTCACTCCGTTCAGGATGACGGCGAAGAGCTGAACAACGGCAACGGCAACGGCGACGGCGACGGCGACGGCAAATACGGGGATTCTTTGCTTCGCTCAGAATGACGGCGTTTTTCGGTGAGTGGTTAGTGGTGGGTGACGGGGGCTTGGGTTTGGTGGGTGAAGCTGTCGTAGAAGAGGGTGTAGCCGGCCTGGTTGCCGCCTTCGATCTGGAAGAGAACTTCGGAGTGGCCCTCGTGGGCGAAGTCGGCGGCGCCGGCGAGGCGCAGGAGGCGGCCCAGGTGCTGGACCTGTCCGGTAGGGGAGATGGCGAACCAGTGGTTGATCCAGGCGTCGTCGGGCGGGCCGTCGCAGAGGTAGCCGTTGAGGGTGACCTCGAGGATGCGCCAGTTTTTGTTTGAGACGTAGGAGGAGCCGGGGGCGATCTGGTCGTCGGTGATGGTGGATTCGTGGTAATTCGATGGTGCGTTGGTGGTGGTTTGCGTGCAGTTCTTTGGGTGGGGGTAGAGTTTGTGGAAGGTTTGGCGGACGTGGGTGACGTCGAGTGGGAATGGGGCGGCGGGTTGCCAGTTGTCGGGGTCGTGCAGGGTGGGGAGGGTGGTGGCGAGGATGGTGTGGGGCGGGTCGGGCTGGTCGGGTGTGGGGCGCGGCTCGAGGTGGGCTACAGCGGCTGGGTTGGTGATGGCCTGAACACCGATCTCGGAGTAGAAGCGGTAGGCGGCGGGAGTGTTTGCGATGACCATGGCTACGGGCTTGCCGTCTTTGATGAGGTTCCATGCTGTGGTGGGCGGGAAGACGTGGGGAATGGTCTTGAGGCAGGCTTCGTCCTGGCAGAGGGCGTTGTAGGAGCGCCATAGCCGGCCGGATTGGTGGAAGAGGACGCGGATACCGGGTTGGCCCTGGTTGTTTCCGTTGTCTAAGGCGGAGGATTCGAAGATGCCGATGAGGGGTGCGCGCTGCGCGGCGGCGAGGGTGGAGAGGAGAAGCAGGAGGGTGAGTGCTGGGGGCTTCATGGTGGGGTTAGTTTACGCATGGTGACTTGCGTGGGTGCGGTCGAAGTGACGATTTTTGTGGGGGGAAAGAACGGCAACGGTTGGAGTGTTTGGGTTGGAAGGTTCGAATGGTATGGGTGGGTGGAAGGTGTCGGATCCTTCCCCTTCGGCTCGCTCAGGGTCAGGATGACGACGAAGGGCAGGGCAACGGCAAATACGGGGGTCTTGACGGATACCGGAGCATGAATCGGTTCGCTGCAACTGAGAGCTGTGGCCGCAATCCACTGCGCAGTTCACGGTGACGCTGTGAACTGCTTCGGTCGAGATGGCGAATTTTTCTTGGGTGGAAGTAAGTGGGTGGAAGTAAAGATAGCAGCAACCGCAACCGCAACCGCAACTGCAAAAGCAACGACAACTGCAAAAGCGACCGCAGATCCCCTTCGGGGATGACAACCAGAAGAGCAACGGCAACTGCAAAGGCAACAGCGGGGAGATTTGCACAGTTTTTGATAGGACTACACGGGTCACGAAGAATTCATCTGGCAGTCATGCTGCGTTGCATCCATCGGAGGAGTATCGCTCTGAAGTAGCTGTTCTGTCCCACAACTCTTCGGCGCAATTTTTCCGCTGCCCAACTCTTCCGCCCAATTGATTCAGGAGGTTTCACCATGTCTACCGTACCGTCTCCGATGATCTCGCGCAACGCTCTGGTTGCGTCAGTTGTGTCCGTTGCGTCCGCCGCCATGCTGCTTGGCGTTGCCCCGGCGTTTGGCCAGGCCAATGCTCCTTTGGCCGCAGATGGTTATACGCTTAGCGTCTTCGCCACTGGTGTGGTGGGGCAGTACACCCATCCGGACTCGCTTGCGGTCTTCCAGGACCATGTCTACATTGCTTACGGCGATGGCAACGACCCGACGGGCGCCGATGGCAAGACGAATATGGTGGTGGAGTATACGCGCGCGGGCCAGAAGGTCTACAGCTTTACGGTCAAGGGACATAACGACGGCATGAAGGTGAATCCCTACACGCACAAGCTGTGGGTGATGCAGAACGAAGATGCGAATCCGAATCTGGTGGTGTTCGATCCGGTGACGCGGCAGACGACGCTGTACTCGTTTGCGGCACCGCCGCAGGCTGGCGGGGGCTACGACGATATTACGTTTAGCAATGGGAAGGCCTATCTGAGCGCGTCGAATCCTGCGCACAATCCAAACAGCGAGCCGGCGATCGTGCAAGCGA
Encoded proteins:
- a CDS encoding carboxymuconolactone decarboxylase family protein, which translates into the protein MRYLTLDGRDAMYDMANLKKLSVLGEGAPEAMKAFWAFDKAALKDGVVPKKYKELMAVAVALTTQCPYCLEIHRAVAVTAGATQEELAETALVAAALRAGAAVTHATHLMGGGKS